In the genome of Paenibacillus sp. GP183, the window TTTTACTTTTCTTCTTCACCTGCAGGCCAAAGGCAATGTTCTCAAACACGGTCATATGCCGAAAAAGCGCATAGTTCTGAAATACAAAGCCGATATGGCGGTCCTGCGGCAATAGTTCATTAACTCTTTGTCCATGAAAGTAAATGTCTCCCGAATCGGGTTGTTCCAGTCCGGCCAACATGCGAAGAATCGTAGTCTTGCCTCCGCCGCTGGGACCCAGGAAGCCGATCAGCTTTCCTTTTTCAATTTCAAAGCTGACTTCTTTAGCCGCTTCAAATGCGCCAAAGCTTTTTTTCAATTGCTTCACGGATATATGCATGTTCTTATTCCCCGCTTTCTCCTAGAACTTGTTTACCGTCTTGGTTAAATTTCCATTCGGCCAGGCTTTTCACAATCAGAGTCACCACAGCAAGCAGCACCAATAAGGAAGCGACCGCAAAAGCAGAATTATACTGATATTCGTTATACAGAATCTGAATATGCAGCGGCATCGTATTCGTAGAGCCGCGGATATGACCGGAAACAACCGATACAGCTCCAAATTCGCCCATAGCCCTTGCGTTGCTTAGAATGACCCCGTACAAAAGCCCCCATTTGATATTGGGAATTGTAACCTTCCAGAAAATACGCCAGCCTTTTGCGCCTAAAGTGGCCGCGGCTTCTTCTTCCAGTGTACCTTGAGCCTGCATGAGAGGTATCAACTCTCTGGCTACAAAGGGAAAGGTCACGAATATGGTCGCCAGCACAATAGCCGGCAAGGAAAAGAGAATTTTGATATCGTGAGCTTGCAGCCAGGTGCCGAACCAGCCCTGAGCCCCAAACAACAGGACTAACATCAAACCGGCGATGACCGGAGAAATAGCAAACGGCAAATCGATCAGCGTGATCAATACATTTTTGCCGCGAAATTTGAATTTGGTAATCGCCCATGCAGCGGCCAATCCGAATATCAAATTCAGAGGAACTGCTATCGCTGCGGTTTTCAATGTCAATTGAATAGCCGCGACAGCATCCGATTCTTTTAGAGCAGCGAAATATAAATCACTGCCTTTTCTAAATGCTTCGACAAACACGCTGATGATCGGAAGTATAAGGATGAGAAATAAAAACAGTATGGCTACTGCAATTAAAATCCATTTTACTGCAGCAGGTTCAGAAATATGGGCAGGTCGAACGGTAACTTTGGCCATGGATGCGTCCCCCTATTCC includes:
- the cysW gene encoding sulfate ABC transporter permease subunit CysW, coding for MAKVTVRPAHISEPAAVKWILIAVAILFLFLILILPIISVFVEAFRKGSDLYFAALKESDAVAAIQLTLKTAAIAVPLNLIFGLAAAWAITKFKFRGKNVLITLIDLPFAISPVIAGLMLVLLFGAQGWFGTWLQAHDIKILFSLPAIVLATIFVTFPFVARELIPLMQAQGTLEEEAAATLGAKGWRIFWKVTIPNIKWGLLYGVILSNARAMGEFGAVSVVSGHIRGSTNTMPLHIQILYNEYQYNSAFAVASLLVLLAVVTLIVKSLAEWKFNQDGKQVLGESGE